A region from the Paenarthrobacter aurescens genome encodes:
- a CDS encoding isoprenyl transferase — MCAVVVQVRKSGESPVELPGFLYGFYERKLLRSLKQDRIPGHIGVMVDGNRRWARQFNAPTSQGHQAGADKIHEFLGWCQELGVKVVTLYMLSTDNMSRSGEELDLLMGIIANTMDRLDEDEDVSVHAMGAPELLPDYLAERLNKLTARTPVHEKIHVNVAVGYGGRREIVDAVRELLHDADAKGRSMSEVADELSVDDISRFLYTRGQPDPDLVIRTSGEQRLSGFLMWQSAYSEFYFCEALWPAFRKVDFLRALRDYAGRQRRFGT; from the coding sequence ATGTGCGCCGTCGTCGTACAAGTAAGGAAGTCAGGTGAGAGTCCGGTGGAGCTGCCCGGTTTCCTGTATGGCTTCTATGAGCGCAAACTGCTGCGCTCCCTCAAACAGGACAGAATCCCCGGCCACATAGGCGTCATGGTGGATGGCAACCGCCGGTGGGCCCGGCAGTTCAATGCCCCCACCAGCCAAGGACACCAGGCCGGAGCGGACAAAATCCACGAATTCCTCGGTTGGTGCCAGGAACTCGGCGTCAAAGTAGTGACCCTCTACATGCTCTCCACGGACAATATGAGCCGATCCGGTGAAGAACTGGACCTCCTCATGGGCATCATCGCCAACACCATGGACCGACTCGATGAGGACGAAGACGTCTCGGTACACGCCATGGGGGCACCGGAACTTTTGCCGGACTACCTCGCCGAGCGGCTCAACAAGCTGACGGCCCGCACGCCGGTCCATGAAAAGATCCACGTGAACGTGGCCGTGGGCTACGGCGGCCGCCGGGAAATCGTCGACGCCGTTCGGGAACTCCTGCACGACGCCGACGCAAAAGGGCGCAGCATGTCCGAAGTGGCAGATGAACTTTCAGTGGACGACATCTCCAGGTTCCTCTACACCCGCGGCCAACCCGATCCTGACCTCGTCATCCGCACCTCCGGCGAACAACGGCTCTCCGGCTTCCTCATGTGGCAAAGCGCATACAGCGAGTTCTACTTCTGCGAGGCACTCTGGCCGGCCTTCCGCAAGGTCGATTTCCTCCGCGCGCTCAGGGACTACGCAGGGCGCCAACGGCGCTTCGGCACGTAA